The Candidatus Neomarinimicrobiota bacterium DNA window TTTTTCAGGAGTTTTTTTATTCATAATTTTTATTCTCCTTACTTTTGCCCGTCTTTCTCACGGCGAGAGGCGACTTAAAAATTATTCTTTCACATATTTCAGGTTTATTTTTCATCGCACTATCGCCACGAATGTTAAGTTTACAAGACATCATGATAGCGTATCTTTGAATTCGTCAGGATCACTTATCTTTTTTCTTCCGGTAAATCCTGACTGAATATCGTGATACCATGATATCTCCTCTTCACCTTGCTGCCAGCAGAGAAATACTTTTTTCCCTCTAAATATTGAAATGAAATCTACCAAACCGTGTTCAACGTCTTTGAGCATGCAACCCTGTTTGGAAACCTCGTCGAGGAGGTTTTCTAACTCTTTTGAAGTCGCCACTAAAATTCTTTCTTTATTTGATAGCTCTTCACTCCTATATGCTTCATTACCAACAACTTCTCTTAGTTCATTTAGTTCTCGATTGAGTTTAAAAAAAGTATCCCTTCTATCTCTAAATTCGTCGATGATCGTAGAGAGCTGCGGCAGCAGCTTACTCGCATCATTAACTGTAAACAGTTTGTCGTCTCCGGAGCGGCTCATATTGTCACCTCCTCGCCTGCCCGAAAACCTTTTTCGTCTTTTATTGCTCTCGTAGCCACACGGTACGGATCGTGTTCATAGAACATGATCCAGTTCTCCCTTACAGCCTGATCCAGGACTCTCTCTTTTTCTTTCATAGTCTCAAGCGGAGTAAGATCATAAGCCATAATATATGGAAGAGGAATGTGTGACGATGTCGGAAACAGATCCGCACAATATAACATCACGTCGTCTCCTCCTATTATCTTGAGCAAAACCTGCCCGGGCGTGTGGCCGTTTACAACTATTCCTTCAATATCTTTGAACAGTTCTCCCTCGGTTTTAATAAATGTCAGTTGATTGTTTGACAGCAGGACTTCGTAGTTTTCGCTTAAATAACTCGCTTTGTCCCTCGGGGAGGGATTAAGAGCCGTCTCCCACTGTACTTCATGTACGTAATAAGTAGCTTTTGGAAATGTAGCTACGACAGCGCCGTCGCCGTTATTCCGGGTTGCGCCGCCGGTGTGATCAAAATGCAGATGAGTGAGGACAACGTCGGTGATCTCATCAGGTTCCAATCCCGATTTTTCGAGAGAGGATTTCAGAGAGGCACTCGAATAATCAAGAGCATAGATATCGCTGAATTTCTCGCTTAATTTATGCCCGGCGCCGCAGTCTATGATTATGTTTTTCCCGTCTCCCTGAATCAACATGGCGCGCATTGCGAGTTTGATCCTGTTCGATTCGTCCGATGGATTCGTTTTCTCCCACAATGTCTTTGGGACAACTCCGAACATCGATCCTCCATCGAGGCCTAAGTAACCGCACTCTA harbors:
- a CDS encoding DUF2203 domain-containing protein, translating into MSRSGDDKLFTVNDASKLLPQLSTIIDEFRDRRDTFFKLNRELNELREVVGNEAYRSEELSNKERILVATSKELENLLDEVSKQGCMLKDVEHGLVDFISIFRGKKVFLCWQQGEEEISWYHDIQSGFTGRKKISDPDEFKDTLS
- a CDS encoding MBL fold metallo-hydrolase, with amino-acid sequence MQLGRYKITPIECGYLGLDGGSMFGVVPKTLWEKTNPSDESNRIKLAMRAMLIQGDGKNIIIDCGAGHKLSEKFSDIYALDYSSASLKSSLEKSGLEPDEITDVVLTHLHFDHTGGATRNNGDGAVVATFPKATYYVHEVQWETALNPSPRDKASYLSENYEVLLSNNQLTFIKTEGELFKDIEGIVVNGHTPGQVLLKIIGGDDVMLYCADLFPTSSHIPLPYIMAYDLTPLETMKEKERVLDQAVRENWIMFYEHDPYRVATRAIKDEKGFRAGEEVTI